One part of the Algibacter sp. L1A34 genome encodes these proteins:
- a CDS encoding alginate lyase family protein: MKNFVLVLFVLLVNLKGFSNNAEGKITKDIQTEAAKANETIQYHFQFKNTLKNTETFYLSVDRPRELVCENSLNTSEITLKSGELFNGTLSVLVSNRMPEGGHESSFIVIKDKEGHILQKKEFITVRTLPHPFLLVTNSVFDEAKQKIKDYDWAKQNLDKMLLELDDFEFPARKTITKPRPTKVWSSLAYRSSDGEEAFKLGLAWRLTQDKPYKQKLIEFIKEVCDNEKGYLSVGAATTGVQVHEGNFFLFLAAACDIVFNEPELTAKDRENIENTFRFYLKQNSSHMESLGIMNHQASANAGAIVVALFLQDIPELDYLTNAEGGMADQIGKGVMADGWWFEGTANYCYLVTQRYSLVAQAFENYGLDLYHRRFPVKFKSADFENLKAGFTGMKFDNWGPPGKNTRGLEDMVTPYIPMMDENAYVVSSNDSNLKEPNEFYEFAYRAYKKPELAWVINKTKRESWVSLMYGLPNLPEVKDPRTESDFMPNVGLVALRSQPENKSPENQIQAYLKYGTHGGWHGHFDRASLVALDRNGHKYFGTEMAWYGYGKAGYKESVQTSATHNMVIVDELQQEAVPSKQLLFFKGEIMQASAVETHARWREIPRFNLEKFPPWNDKDFDADFNPIQQRRLSIVTNDYVVIADYMKSDKKHNYDWLIHPVGLTHLEGVKKSGPALEQLSQNEDSPYKYFKDAQWYKANNGVKMKFDEDGNKLDIYSLWPKKGKVLVSSYPNGGKQRDVRNNPNRKTYGLRINDKEVVFLNVLVPYQGENQIKKIESKSDTELTVFMKDGKKQHIRIENFKASGFKITMEAYQDNSIIKTETAHSKSFN; the protein is encoded by the coding sequence ATGAAAAATTTCGTTTTAGTACTTTTTGTATTGTTGGTAAATTTGAAAGGGTTTTCAAATAATGCTGAAGGTAAAATAACGAAAGACATTCAAACAGAAGCTGCAAAAGCAAACGAAACCATTCAGTATCATTTTCAATTTAAAAACACGTTGAAAAATACTGAGACCTTTTATTTAAGTGTCGATAGACCACGAGAATTAGTTTGTGAAAACAGTTTGAATACTTCTGAAATAACGTTGAAATCGGGAGAACTATTTAACGGGACACTTTCTGTACTTGTTAGCAATAGAATGCCTGAAGGTGGTCACGAATCTAGTTTTATTGTTATAAAAGATAAAGAAGGGCATATTCTTCAGAAGAAAGAATTTATTACCGTGCGCACGCTGCCACATCCTTTTTTATTAGTCACTAACTCTGTTTTTGATGAAGCCAAACAAAAAATAAAAGATTACGATTGGGCAAAACAAAATTTAGATAAAATGCTATTGGAACTGGATGATTTTGAGTTTCCAGCTCGTAAAACAATTACCAAACCACGTCCAACAAAAGTATGGTCGAGTTTAGCTTATAGATCGTCCGATGGTGAAGAAGCTTTTAAATTAGGTTTAGCGTGGCGTTTAACTCAAGATAAACCATATAAACAAAAACTAATAGAATTTATAAAGGAAGTTTGCGATAACGAAAAAGGTTATTTATCTGTTGGGGCCGCTACAACGGGTGTTCAAGTACACGAAGGGAATTTCTTTTTATTCTTAGCGGCTGCTTGCGATATTGTTTTTAATGAACCCGAACTAACAGCTAAAGATCGTGAAAATATAGAAAATACCTTTCGTTTTTATTTAAAACAAAATAGCTCACACATGGAATCCCTTGGTATCATGAATCACCAAGCCAGTGCTAATGCAGGAGCCATTGTGGTGGCGTTGTTTTTGCAAGATATACCAGAACTAGACTATTTAACAAATGCGGAAGGTGGTATGGCAGACCAGATAGGTAAAGGTGTTATGGCAGATGGTTGGTGGTTTGAAGGTACTGCAAATTATTGCTATTTAGTAACCCAGCGTTACAGTTTAGTGGCTCAGGCTTTTGAGAATTATGGATTAGATTTATATCACAGACGTTTTCCAGTAAAGTTTAAAAGTGCAGATTTCGAAAATTTAAAAGCAGGTTTTACAGGAATGAAATTTGATAATTGGGGCCCTCCTGGAAAAAATACCCGAGGTTTAGAGGATATGGTTACCCCATATATCCCAATGATGGACGAAAACGCCTATGTAGTTTCTAGTAACGATTCTAATTTAAAAGAACCGAATGAGTTTTATGAATTTGCATATCGCGCTTATAAAAAACCGGAATTAGCATGGGTTATTAATAAAACAAAAAGGGAGTCTTGGGTATCATTAATGTATGGATTGCCTAATTTACCAGAGGTTAAAGACCCAAGAACGGAATCTGATTTTATGCCAAATGTAGGCTTGGTGGCTTTACGTTCTCAACCGGAAAATAAATCCCCGGAAAATCAAATTCAAGCGTATTTAAAATACGGGACTCATGGCGGTTGGCATGGTCATTTTGATAGAGCTAGTTTGGTTGCTTTGGATAGAAACGGGCATAAGTATTTTGGAACCGAAATGGCTTGGTACGGCTACGGGAAAGCAGGCTATAAAGAAAGTGTTCAAACATCAGCAACTCACAATATGGTTATTGTAGATGAACTGCAACAAGAAGCCGTTCCGTCCAAACAACTTCTGTTTTTTAAAGGTGAAATAATGCAGGCTTCTGCCGTGGAAACTCATGCTCGTTGGAGAGAAATTCCAAGGTTTAATCTTGAGAAATTTCCACCATGGAATGATAAGGATTTCGATGCGGATTTTAATCCCATTCAGCAACGACGATTATCCATAGTAACTAATGATTATGTGGTGATTGCAGATTATATGAAATCGGATAAAAAGCATAATTACGATTGGTTAATTCATCCTGTTGGTTTAACACATTTGGAAGGGGTGAAAAAAAGTGGGCCAGCTTTAGAGCAATTATCTCAAAATGAAGATTCACCTTATAAATATTTTAAAGACGCACAGTGGTATAAAGCCAATAACGGTGTGAAAATGAAATTTGATGAAGACGGAAATAAGTTAGATATTTACAGCTTATGGCCTAAAAAAGGAAAGGTTTTGGTTAGTAGCTATCCTAATGGTGGGAAACAGCGTGATGTTAGAAACAATCCAAACCGTAAAACTTATGGGTTAAGAATTAATGATAAAGAAGTTGTGTTTCTAAATGTATTAGTACCTTATCAGGGTGAAAATCAAATTAAAAAAATAGAAAGTAAATCGGATACAGAACTTACTGTTTTTATGAAAGATGGTAAAAAACAGCATATCAGAATAGAGAACTTTAAAGCATCAGGTTTCAAAATAACCATGGAAGCATATCAAGATAATTCAATAATAAAAACAGAAACAGCTCATTCAAAATCATTTAATTAA
- a CDS encoding sulfatase-like hydrolase/transferase — MKKIISLFSIVCLATIVLVSCKDKTAKNTAEVKEKRRPNFLFVLVDDQSPFDLQTYDPNSILQTPTISKLASEGVVVDQARNMGSMNGAVCTPSRHMIMSGRTVWHLPPSAEFQKQTDPVAIDEQTIGAVFNRAGYKTMRTCKKGNSYPGANRQFTEVHDATKRGGTEESGSAWHAKQVLTYLGDREVNKDEDPFFIYFGFSHPHDTRNGTPELLAKYGATNHKDPNSLPAANDKQPELQDNYLLAHPFFHGHPGLRDEERVSGVWKNRDEQTIRNELGREYACSENIDNQLEKVLSKLEAMGELDNTYIIYTADHGMAIGRHGLQGKQNLYEHTWKVPFIVKGPGIPAGKRVKGNMYLLDVLPTLCDLADIEVPETVEGKSVVPVLKGEKEVIRDVMYGVYAGGTKPGMRSVKKGDWKLIKYDVMDGAVRETQLFNLAENPNEYLPEHHKTGEMETDLAENPKYAEKLAEMEALLLEQMIENDDPYRLWNQPQIN; from the coding sequence ATGAAAAAAATAATAAGTTTATTTTCAATAGTATGTCTTGCCACTATTGTATTAGTAAGTTGTAAAGATAAAACTGCAAAAAACACCGCAGAAGTAAAAGAAAAAAGACGTCCAAATTTTCTGTTCGTTTTAGTTGATGATCAATCACCGTTCGATTTACAAACCTACGATCCGAATTCAATTTTACAAACACCAACCATTAGTAAATTAGCAAGTGAAGGTGTTGTTGTAGACCAAGCTAGAAATATGGGATCTATGAATGGTGCTGTATGTACACCATCTAGACACATGATTATGTCTGGACGTACCGTTTGGCATTTACCGCCAAGTGCAGAGTTTCAAAAACAAACAGATCCTGTTGCTATTGATGAGCAAACTATTGGTGCTGTTTTTAATCGTGCAGGTTATAAAACCATGCGTACTTGTAAAAAAGGAAATTCTTATCCTGGTGCAAATAGACAATTTACAGAAGTTCACGATGCTACTAAGCGTGGCGGAACAGAAGAAAGTGGTAGTGCATGGCATGCAAAACAAGTTTTAACTTATTTAGGTGACCGAGAAGTTAATAAAGATGAAGATCCATTTTTTATCTATTTCGGATTTTCTCATCCTCATGATACTAGAAATGGAACTCCAGAATTGTTAGCAAAATATGGCGCAACAAATCATAAAGACCCAAATTCACTTCCGGCTGCAAATGATAAGCAACCAGAACTTCAAGATAATTATTTATTGGCACATCCATTTTTTCATGGACATCCAGGACTTAGGGATGAAGAACGTGTAAGCGGTGTTTGGAAAAATAGAGATGAGCAAACAATACGTAATGAACTAGGTAGAGAATATGCGTGTTCTGAAAATATAGATAATCAGTTAGAAAAAGTATTAAGCAAGCTTGAAGCTATGGGAGAGCTTGATAATACATATATTATTTATACTGCCGATCACGGGATGGCTATTGGTCGTCACGGTTTACAAGGGAAACAAAACCTTTACGAGCATACTTGGAAAGTACCATTTATAGTTAAAGGGCCTGGGATTCCTGCAGGGAAACGCGTTAAAGGGAATATGTATCTGTTAGATGTGTTACCAACATTATGTGATTTAGCAGATATTGAGGTGCCAGAAACTGTTGAAGGGAAAAGTGTTGTACCTGTATTAAAAGGAGAAAAAGAGGTGATTAGAGATGTGATGTATGGGGTTTATGCAGGAGGAACAAAACCTGGTATGCGCTCTGTGAAAAAAGGAGATTGGAAACTTATAAAGTATGATGTTATGGATGGCGCAGTGAGAGAAACTCAGCTTTTCAATTTAGCAGAAAACCCTAATGAGTATTTACCAGAACATCATAAAACGGGTGAAATGGAAACTGATTTAGCGGAGAACCCAAAATATGCTGAAAAATTAGCAGAAATGGAAGCTTTACTTCTAGAACAAATGATTGAAAACGATGATCCTTATCGTTTATGGAATCAGCCACAGATTAATTAA
- a CDS encoding TlpA family protein disulfide reductase — protein sequence MKIALLSFITILITVCGFAQRITVEDAEFDDFYYKAENKPVIKGEVLNLTEEEIKNTKLEYSLVTPFAQNESQIKKHGTLNADGSFELEIDNSFPYQQIWLHVGKLFYAGVYANSDLLITLDADSLRTKRAYMNGPGVTYSGTDGAVNTVLNNHVLFKHKKKLSIGTAISTVRRNRNLDYDTYLSKTDSLYAILHKIDDQFIEKNPSSYDWMIKNERMSDYYGIICLKHRSSSTPKMDEKLFDKIKNHKPYLVSNDASSYYNYFFDYIERRAGKYDRLDLYDFKNNSKLTESARMDVLEYYQLKNEEKAKAKAFQPFDRTRTRELTKSLEAALNDTIVAFRTQKTIKFIDSLFNDSKADLLKLKLSSKDINEQRIIFETTLKTVNTEWCREKLEAGYVESLAKLKTIENILKEEKPFESDNNIGKPIAEMPFGAKLYKVDSGNGQALLSNIKSAFKGKALILDFWATWCAPCLSDMPYSKKLHDEFKDDSVEFVYLCTSSGSSMKKWQAKIAEFEIGGTHIFVESSIESDLMGLFSFSGFPSYAFIDAHGDYKPGAIKRMSHLDKEVVKKMISKKKK from the coding sequence ATGAAAATTGCTTTATTATCTTTTATTACTATTTTAATTACAGTTTGTGGTTTTGCGCAAAGAATTACTGTCGAAGATGCTGAATTTGATGACTTTTATTATAAGGCAGAAAACAAACCTGTTATAAAAGGGGAAGTTTTAAATCTTACAGAAGAAGAAATTAAAAACACTAAACTAGAATACTCCTTAGTTACTCCATTTGCTCAAAATGAATCTCAAATTAAGAAACATGGTACTCTTAATGCTGACGGTAGCTTTGAATTAGAAATTGATAATTCGTTTCCTTATCAGCAAATTTGGTTGCATGTTGGAAAACTGTTTTATGCAGGTGTTTATGCAAATTCCGATTTGCTCATAACCCTCGATGCCGACAGTTTAAGAACAAAGCGCGCTTACATGAATGGTCCTGGTGTTACATATTCAGGAACGGATGGAGCAGTGAATACGGTACTAAATAATCATGTGCTTTTTAAACATAAAAAAAAGTTGTCCATAGGGACAGCGATTTCAACTGTTAGAAGAAATAGAAATCTTGATTACGATACTTATCTATCAAAAACAGACAGTCTTTATGCTATACTTCACAAGATTGACGATCAATTTATAGAGAAGAATCCATCATCTTACGATTGGATGATCAAGAATGAAAGAATGTCTGATTATTATGGAATAATATGTCTTAAGCACAGGAGTTCTTCAACACCAAAAATGGACGAAAAGCTGTTCGATAAAATTAAAAATCATAAACCGTATTTGGTATCCAATGACGCATCAAGCTATTATAATTACTTTTTTGACTATATAGAAAGACGAGCAGGAAAATATGATAGACTTGATCTATATGATTTTAAAAATAACTCAAAACTTACCGAATCGGCAAGAATGGATGTGTTGGAGTATTATCAATTAAAAAATGAAGAAAAGGCAAAGGCAAAAGCATTTCAGCCTTTTGATCGGACAAGAACCCGAGAGCTTACCAAAAGTTTGGAGGCAGCATTGAATGATACTATAGTGGCTTTTAGAACTCAAAAAACCATAAAATTTATTGATAGCCTATTCAACGACAGTAAAGCCGACTTGTTAAAACTCAAACTATCTAGTAAAGATATAAATGAGCAGCGAATAATTTTTGAAACTACATTAAAAACAGTGAATACTGAATGGTGTAGAGAAAAATTAGAGGCAGGTTATGTTGAAAGCTTGGCTAAGTTGAAGACGATAGAGAATATTTTAAAAGAAGAAAAACCTTTTGAATCTGATAATAATATTGGAAAACCTATAGCGGAAATGCCATTTGGGGCAAAACTATATAAAGTAGATTCTGGTAATGGCCAAGCGCTTTTATCAAATATAAAATCGGCGTTTAAAGGGAAGGCGCTTATTTTAGATTTTTGGGCAACTTGGTGTGCACCTTGCTTATCAGATATGCCATATAGTAAAAAATTGCATGATGAATTTAAAGATGATTCTGTTGAGTTTGTTTATTTATGCACGTCAAGTGGTTCTAGTATGAAGAAATGGCAAGCTAAAATTGCTGAATTTGAAATTGGAGGCACACATATATTTGTGGAATCTAGTATTGAAAGTGATTTAATGGGGTTGTTTTCTTTTAGTGGTTTTCCAAGCTATGCCTTTATTGATGCTCATGGAGATTATAAACCTGGAGCAATAAAAAGAATGTCGCATCTAGATAAAGAGGTCGTTAAAAAAATGATAAGTAAGAAAAAGAAGTAA